ACCATTTTAAGAAATAGGAGTATTTTGAGGATTCGCATTAGCCATCTCTCTTGCTCTCaactcatatgtaaaatgagggCTAACTAGGTGATCCATAACATTACTTAGACCCTTGCAATACTTTcaagtatatacacacaaaaagatgcaTTCATAATATACTTTGTCTACAAGCTGTGAGAAGACCTAAAGTAGCCAAACACAGAGAaatttgtgtctgtgtgtatgtatgtgtgcaggAAACAGTAGTTGACTAAAGAAGTTTTTACTTCAAAATGGCCTCATATAGCAAATCTATGCCTACAatagtgcttttctttttgttggtgaGTGATGAATGTTTGTTGATTTgaagtatatttaaatgtatagagGCCCTAGATCCACCCATTTAGGTGAGAAGAGTACCAGAGTAGAAAGATTATGTGCTTTGGAGACCTCCTACAAGAGAGAAGGCTTGcagtaaatgaaaagaattattaACCTTCAGTGATATAATGCAGTAAATAAGGATCATATCAACCTGTGTATCATTATGCAATGTCTATCAAAGACATATATTAGGTAAGCCATttccttcatatatatatatatatatatatatatatatatatatatatatatgtagtgtgTATGGGTATTTTTACAGGAAATTGAAACACAGACTTCTGATGAATTGTCTAAAGTCACACAGTAACTTTGCAACAACCTAGAGAACCGCATCCGAATCCCCTGGCTCAGCTCAGCGACATCTATTGTATCAAGTTGTTTTCCTTGtcgataaaaagaaataagcttggGAGGCTTGTAATCTAGCTATTCTTCTAGATCGATTTTTACAGAACACCTGGGAAGCAGGCCCAGAGCAATTGAGACATCTGAGAGGCTCATAAGTATTATTTTCAGGGGGCTAATAGCATAGAAGCTCTCTAAGTCATCTTTAGAAAGAAATATGTGACACCAGATGGCAGGTCACAGAGCTGGCATCATAAGGAACAGGAGTTTGGGAACACTTTCACAGTGCCTagtaagaagaaagaagggaatttggtctttttttttttttttttttaagcacaattACAGTGTAAACCTGCATGAAATCTCTACTTAGTTCTTCAAAGAGGAAAGATAATAACAAGTAGTTCAGTTAACCATTTGGAATGTGTCATATAAGGTATTCCCCGAAATGTGCTGGCCTTGATGACAAACTTCCATGCAGGGACCTTGCAATAATCACAGTAACTTAGAGGAAAGGAGGTTGTTATTGTTCCAAACATTACTTCCAGGATGTTTAATTCTGGTGTTTCAACTTACATTATATATAGTCATGCTTTTTAGAAACACTGTAGAAAATTATTGCTACATGTAGTGTCCTTGTAAACAAAGGATAAACTAAAGAAGGAAATCCCTATATTTTTACCAAAACAGAAAGTGAGTGAGAGTAACCTGTTGAAGAGGGCATGAGCTGTAAGGGGATATAAAGTCTACGGTCATTACTATCTGTGTAAATGTAGAATTAATTCAGATTGTGGGCCTAGCCTCTATGTATCCTGACCATAGTGGATTGTCTAATTCTGGCCATGTGCCCTAAACTTCCAGAAGCTGTGGGTATTGTGTGAAGACATAAATTAAACACATTTCAGAAGTAGCTTTATACTGATTTTTGGAGTCAGATATGTTTCAACTACAGACTCCAAAGTATAATTATTTACCAATTATGTGGTAAAAGTTCAGCAGTAGGGCAGAGCCAGCAGCTGAAGAAGCAAGAAGAGGTAAAGCATACTTCCCTGACTGTGTTTTGTGTACCAGCTGTGTGATGGCTTTACAGCTACATGTACATGTTAGTATGTGTTTACCACTTCATCAGCATTCCAGTTTCACTCAAAGAGCTTAAAGGAGCTGATTTTATAAGCCAGATTTGTATTATAGGAAGTTGTTTGTGAACTCCATGTAGAGCCCCATTTGTGCAATAAGAAGCTGTTACACAAACAAGATGTTTTGATATAGTGTTATCAATATTTAGAACTCTGTCTCTAGGATTAGTGGGgatgaagagaaaataagaagggtcaaaagcaaaacaattagcTCTGCTAAgcaatttatattatatttagcatacagcagaagaagaaaattgaagTGAATTCTATGGAAAGCACAGGATGCCAGATCTTTCTCTCACCCAAGAAGAGAACTTTTCTATTCCAGGCTCAGTCATTAGTAACTCAGCTGGGAGGCTTTTATGTTCAGGGCAGCACACAGGATATATGGAAACCTAGTGatgagaaatgtctactcagcCAAAGGCCAATGGTCTTTTCCACTATTTACATGGCACCCTGTAGATCAAAAACGTGTTTCACAGACTTAACACACTGGAGTCTCTCATGAGCcctgattttataaatgaggaaacatgtCATATGGCTATTTAGTGTCAGAGCCAGATAGGATATCCAAGCATTTTCCAACACACTCCTCCAGGATTCCTTTCACAGTAAGCGTtccaagagaaaataataataataataataacttgaaAAGTAgcccttttttttaaacaggtttaAGTGAGTgccctcaaaaaaactaaaaaataaataaaataaaataaaataaaataaaaataaaagtatgccTTAGAGAAATATGGTAAAATTGCTTGCTGGCGGAACCACTTGTTTCCACTCCCTTGGCTGTTTACCTTAGCCAGAAGCCCCGGCTGTCTCTAAAGACCACAAAGCAGACACCCAGAGACACTTGCGCCTGCAACTAGGAAACTGGCAGAAGCTCTGCCACCGCCAGCAGCGAAGCTTCAAAATTAAAGCACTTCGAAACCTTCACGGAATTTATACATTTGCTTCCCTGCTTCAGACCGCCGTACAAAGAGTTTGAAGTTCCTTCTCTCCGCAGAGAAAGtggattttctttctctgtgcaaacaCTGCTGGATTCAGGTCTCTCTGAAGAAGTGGTGGCAAAGCAGGCGTTTGGGGATCGCGCCTGTGATTGCTTTGAAGCACCGACTTGCTCTCTCTCTATTCAGATATAAATGCaggattatttatttaatctaattCTCCCTCTCACGCTCGCAACCTGTGGACTTGGGTCCTGACCCGTGCTGCGAGGAGGGAGGCCGGTGGGCACGCGTCCCGGAGCCCGACCGGGTGGCGCCTAGTCGCAGTCTTCAGAGGCAAGTCCCGGTTCCGGCTCCCCGGGCGGCGTCTGGACTTACCCAGACCCGGGGCAGGAAACCATGACCTTGCCCCGGCGCCCTCTCGCCTTTCTGCCAGCCTTGGGCTGCTGCCCTTAATTGACGAGCCAGTGACTATTGGCTGGAGTCCCCCAGTGATTTGCATGCACAGAGAGGGAGTGTCTTCTGCCACCCTCCCGTCAGGAGCGCGCCGACTGCAGCCTCCCTGGGAATGCGCGGCCGAAGGGATGCGCGCAGATCgcgggccctggcagtgagctGGCGCCCGGCGACCTGGCACCCACGCTTGGATATGGGGCGTCTAAGTCGTCCCAGGAGCAGCACCAACCATAGAAACCTGCCGGTAAGGATTGGGGTCCGGGAGCCCCGCGGCTCCGACAAGTTGCAGTACTGTTGGAGCAGTTCCCACTCCTTGATGGTTTTTCAAACCTTTTACCTTAGTCCAAACTTAACAGGAAGgttgggaggagggaaagggagttTGGGATATTGTCTGCATTTTAGCAAGGAATAGGCAAGTCCTTGGGTCGTGAGAAGAAGTTTCTGAAGCAGAAATATAGGCAGATGAGGCAGAGGGGGCTGGGGTGTGCTCAGTTCGCTTTAAGATAAAGGGATTCTTTGATTGTTTCCTGCGGCCGGCATCTGGCTAAGATTGTCTACTGCAATTGACAAATTGTTTTTGCATAATCATTTTCCGCGTTTACTTGTCTTTCCCTAAGGGAGGCGGATTAGTGAGAGGTTGTTAGGGGTGGAAATTCAGATCCTTTCGATTTGATTTTAGGTACgtactaaaattaaaatcaattcttTCAACTTAAAGCGTTTACTTAGCGGGGTAGGGGGTCCGAAGGGGTAGAGTTactatgttgttgttgttgttgttgttattattattattattggtattGTTATCTGTCTCATAGCAAGGGACGTAACACATTTCGCGTTTCGGGGACCTTAGTGGTAGAAACATTTCAGTGGAAATAAAGTGCCCACCTCTCAGTCCTCTCTGCTatcagccccctccctccccatgacCTACCCTGGTGGTTTCCCTGTCGCGTTGCGCAGTCCTCTCCACTCCAGCAAGTACCTTCAGGGATTGCTTTATGGTTTGGGATTCCGAATATTAACTGAGTGAGGTGGTGATTGGGAGcctggctggggcggggggtggggaaacGGTGtagaaagtaaacagaaaaattaagtttTGGAGACAGCGTTGCTCCGTAGATCTCTCCTTTGCAGcaagtttccccttcaccccgttCTGACTGGAGCGTTTGCCTTTGGGAATGGGCATGGAGCCAGAATGACCCTGGGGCACGGGTTCTGACTCCAAGCTCTGTGTTTCTGCTTGTGTGTAatgtcttctctccttcccctacgTCCAGCATCtgcttctgtttttcctcttcgTGGGACCCTTCAACTGCCTGGCGAGTTATAGCCGGGCCACGGAGCTTCTGTACAGCCTGAACGAGGGACTGCCCGCGGGGGTGCTCATCGGCAGCCTGGCCGAGGACTTGCGGTTGATTCCCGGCACAGGCAGGCAGGACCCGCAGTCGCAGCCGCCCGAGCACAGCGGCGCCGAGCggaaccctcctctctctttcagcCTGGCTTCCCAGGGTCTGAGTGGCCAGTACGTGACACTAGACAACCGCTCCGGGGAGCTGCACACTTCTGCACAGGAGATCGACAGGGAGGCCCTGTGTCTTGAAGGAGGTGGCGGGGCTGCCTGGGGGGGCAGCATTTCCATCTCCTCTTCGCCTTCTGCTGACTCTTGTCTTTTGCTTCTGGATGTACTGGTCCTGCCTCAGGAATATTTTAGGTTTGTGAAGGTGAAAATCGCTATCCGGGACATCAATGACAATGCCCCGCAGTTCCCTGTTTCCCAAATATCGGTGTGGGTCCCAGAAAATGCACCTGTAAATACCCGGCTGGCCATAGAGCATCCTGCCATGGACCCAGATATAGGCACTAACGGAGTTCAGACCTACCGCTTGCTGGACTACCATCGTATGTTCACCCTGGATGTGGAGGAGAATGAGAATGGGGAACGCACTCCCTACCTAATTGTCATGGGACTGTTGGACAGGGAGACCCAGGACCAGTATGTGAGCATCATCATAGCTGAGGATGGTGGGTCTCCACCACTGTTGGGCAGTGCCACCCTCACCATTGGCATAAGTGACATTAATGACAATTGCCCTCTCTTCACAGACTCACAAATCAATGTCACTGTGTATGGGAATGCTACAGTGGGCACACCGATTGCAGCTGTCCAGGCTATGGACAGAGACTTAGGAAACAATGCTCAGATCACCTACTCTTACAGCCAGAAAGTTCCACAAACATCCAAGGATTTATTCCATCTGGATGAAAGCACTGGAGTCATTAAACTTTTCAGTAAGATTGGGGGAAGTGTTCTGCAAACACACAAGCTCACCATCCTTGCTAATGGGCCGGGCTGCATCCCTGCTGTGATCACTGCCCTGGTGACCATTATCAAAGTCATTTTCAGACCACCGGAAATTGTCCCTCGTTATATAGCAAATGAGATAGATGGTATTGTTTACCTGAAAGAACTGGAACCTGTTAACACTCCAATTGCATTCTTCACCATAAGAGACCCAGAAGATAAATACAAGGTAAACTGCTACCTGGATGGTGAAGGACCATTTAGGTTATCACCCTACAAACCATACAGTAATGAATATCTGCTTGAAACCACGAAACCTATGGATTATGAGCTACAGCAGTTCTATGAAATAACTGTGGTAGCCTGGAACTCTGAGGGATTTCATGtcaaaaaaatgattaaagtgcAACTTTTAGATGACAATGATAATGCTCCTGTTTTCCTTCAACCCTTGGTAGAACTAACCATTGAAGAAAACAATGCACCCAATGCCTTTTTGACTAAACTAGATGCTACAGATGCTGATAGTGGAGAGAGGGGCCAAGTTTCATATTTTCTGGGACCTGATGCTCCATCATATTTTTCCTTAGACAGCGTCACAGGAATTCTGACAGTTTCTACCCAGCTGGAtcgagaagagaaagaaaagtatagGTACACAGTCAGAGCTGTTGACTCTGGGAAGCCACCCAAAGAATCAGTAGCCACTGTGGCTATCACAGTGTTGGATAAAAATGACAACAGCCCTAGGTTCATCAACAAGGACTTCAGCTTCTTTGTGCCAGAAAACTTTCCAGGATATGGTGAAATTGGAGTAATTAGTGTAACAGATGCCGATGCTGGGCAAAATGGATGGGTCGCCCTCTCCGTGGTGAACCAGAGTGATATTTTTGTCATAGACACAGGAAAGGGCATGCTGAGAGCCAAAGTCTCTTTGGACAGAGAGCAGCAAAGCTCCTATACTTTGTGGGTTGAAGCTGTTGATGGGGGTGAGCCTCCCCTCTCCTCTACTGCAAAAATCACAATTCTCCTTCTAGATATCAACGACAACCCGcctcttgttttatttcctcagtCTAACATGTCTTACCTGTTGGTATTACCTTCTACTGTCCCTGGCTCCCCAGTTACAGAGGTCTATGCAGTTGACAAAGACACAGGCATGAATGCTGTCATAGCTTACAGCATCATAGGGAGAAGAGGTCCTAGGCCTGAGTCCTTTAGGATTGACCCTAAAACTGGCAACATTACTTTGGAAGAGGCATTGCTGCAGACAGATTATGGGCTCCATCGTTTACTGGTGAAAGTGAGTGATCATGGTTATCCAGAACCTCTCCATTCCACAGTCATGGTGAACCTATTTGTCAATGACACTGTCAGTAATGAGAGCTATATTGAGAGTCTTTTAAGAAAGGAACCAGAAATTAATATAGAGGAGAAAGAACCACAGATCTCAATAGAACCGACTCATAGGAAAGTTGAACCTGTGTCTTGTATGCCTACCTTAGTAGCTCTGTCTGTAATAAGCTTGGGTTCTATCATACTTGTAACAGGGATGGGCATATACATCTgtttaaggagagagaaaaatcatcACAGGGAGGATGAAAATTTGGAAGTACAAATTCcattaaaaggaaatattgacTTGCATATGAGAGAGAGGAAACCAATGGATATTTctaatatttgattttctttttctttttttttttttttttgctgtggagTAACAGAGATGTTTTAACTGACTTTGGAGAGTCTTTACCACCCAAACAAGAGTGTGGATGTCAGTTCCAATGAAGGACAATTAATTTATAACTTGTACTATATTGTAGATAACTGTTTACaggtttttaaattcaaaatcagAGATTATAAAACGTGTacagcattttttaatgaaaattggtACTAGCAGCTATGgaattgttattaaaaaaaaagcttggaCATGATTTGCAGCTTTCATACACCAAGCAGATGATTGTTAAAACCTGGGAGTAAGGTAAGAAAATGGTATATTGTCTTATTTGTCTAAAAAGTCCTTTAACCACAAGAGGGCATCGGCTGCTCCTTTGCAGGGAACTGTTTTAAGGTATTGTACATGACCAGTTGTACATGATATTAATGAGagagtctattttaaatatattgtttttaaaattaaacaaagatgAAGTTAAAGTAAATGGAATTTCACCCCActtaaatgtataattaaaaaaagaaaagaaatgcatttgTAAACAGAATGTTTATTACCTCACAAGTGCATCGTGTATAATTTGAAAGAGAAGGCATCACAAAGAAGCGCAATTCTTTTTTAGCAAGGATAAACACTTTGCATGTGTTAAAAGATCTGACAGGCTGAAGAGTAATTCACTTGCTGTGTACTCTGGTTACTTTCTATTTGCTTTACCACTGCACTTGCTATTATTAcaggggaaaatatatatattctttcttagaGAAAATGTACCTAGAAATTGTGTCCAAGAAAAACAGCCAGAAGCAAAGATATGTTTCAATCCTTAGGTGCTTCATAGGTATTCATGATATTTTGATGCTTTCACAACTTGTCAGTAGTACTTTATACTTGGGTTATATATTAGATTCTTATATGCTGAAACTCGtgttacataaaaaaagaaaaatcatattaaaacaaa
This genomic window from Hippopotamus amphibius kiboko isolate mHipAmp2 chromosome 14, mHipAmp2.hap2, whole genome shotgun sequence contains:
- the PCDH20 gene encoding protocadherin-20; the encoded protein is MRGRRDARRSRALAVSWRPATWHPRLDMGRLSRPRSSTNHRNLPHLLLFFLFVGPFNCLASYSRATELLYSLNEGLPAGVLIGSLAEDLRLIPGTGRQDPQSQPPEHSGAERNPPLSFSLASQGLSGQYVTLDNRSGELHTSAQEIDREALCLEGGGGAAWGGSISISSSPSADSCLLLLDVLVLPQEYFRFVKVKIAIRDINDNAPQFPVSQISVWVPENAPVNTRLAIEHPAMDPDIGTNGVQTYRLLDYHRMFTLDVEENENGERTPYLIVMGLLDRETQDQYVSIIIAEDGGSPPLLGSATLTIGISDINDNCPLFTDSQINVTVYGNATVGTPIAAVQAMDRDLGNNAQITYSYSQKVPQTSKDLFHLDESTGVIKLFSKIGGSVLQTHKLTILANGPGCIPAVITALVTIIKVIFRPPEIVPRYIANEIDGIVYLKELEPVNTPIAFFTIRDPEDKYKVNCYLDGEGPFRLSPYKPYSNEYLLETTKPMDYELQQFYEITVVAWNSEGFHVKKMIKVQLLDDNDNAPVFLQPLVELTIEENNAPNAFLTKLDATDADSGERGQVSYFLGPDAPSYFSLDSVTGILTVSTQLDREEKEKYRYTVRAVDSGKPPKESVATVAITVLDKNDNSPRFINKDFSFFVPENFPGYGEIGVISVTDADAGQNGWVALSVVNQSDIFVIDTGKGMLRAKVSLDREQQSSYTLWVEAVDGGEPPLSSTAKITILLLDINDNPPLVLFPQSNMSYLLVLPSTVPGSPVTEVYAVDKDTGMNAVIAYSIIGRRGPRPESFRIDPKTGNITLEEALLQTDYGLHRLLVKVSDHGYPEPLHSTVMVNLFVNDTVSNESYIESLLRKEPEINIEEKEPQISIEPTHRKVEPVSCMPTLVALSVISLGSIILVTGMGIYICLRREKNHHREDENLEVQIPLKGNIDLHMRERKPMDISNI